A genomic region of Anaeromyxobacter sp. contains the following coding sequences:
- a CDS encoding cold-shock protein: protein MASGTVKWFNDAKGFGFITQDGGGEDVFCHHTAIVADGFRSLQEGQKVEFEVKKGPKGLQAANVRAI, encoded by the coding sequence ATGGCCAGTGGTACCGTGAAGTGGTTCAACGACGCGAAGGGCTTCGGGTTCATCACTCAGGACGGCGGTGGCGAGGACGTCTTCTGCCACCACACCGCGATCGTCGCGGACGGCTTCCGCTCCCTCCAGGAGGGGCAGAAGGTGGAGTTCGAGGTGAAGAAGGGCCCCAAGGGCCTGCAGGCGGCGAACGTCCGCGCCATCTGA
- a CDS encoding cysteine--tRNA ligase has protein sequence MTIQIHDTLSGGKRPLVPLVPGRIGLYACGPTVYDLSHLGHARCYVVWDVVVRHLRARGLVVTYVRNFTDVDDKIIQRANERGEDPVALAARFADEFHRDLDALGCLRPDVEPRVSGHIPEIVALIATLVEKGFAYAPGNGDVYFAVRKFPAYGQLSGRNLDDLLAGARVATGEVKHDPLDFALWKAAKPGEPRWPSPWGDGRPGWHIECSAMTRKHLGDTFDLHTGGKDLVFPHHTNEIAQSVCACGDGVRADSYARAWLHNGFVEIDDEKMSKSLGNFFTVRQVLERWDAEGLRFFLLGTQYRRDFNFSDTILAEADRRLGYLYETLEKADRAAGGAAAAADDGLVERCRAALDDDFNTPQVLGLLAEAFTAANALCDLKGRRTPAQQAQLAAFAGAARTVGETLGILQRPPAVALLALRDLAAARRGVDGAAVEARLAERRAARQAKDFARSDAIRDELLGQGVAIMDGAAGTTWKVL, from the coding sequence ATGACCATCCAGATCCACGACACCCTCTCCGGCGGCAAGCGCCCGCTGGTGCCGCTGGTCCCGGGCCGGATCGGCCTCTACGCCTGCGGCCCCACCGTCTACGACCTCTCCCACCTGGGCCACGCCCGCTGCTACGTGGTGTGGGACGTGGTGGTGCGCCACCTCCGGGCGCGCGGCCTGGTCGTGACGTACGTGCGCAACTTCACCGACGTCGACGACAAGATCATCCAGCGCGCCAACGAGCGCGGCGAGGACCCGGTGGCGCTGGCGGCCCGCTTCGCCGACGAGTTCCACCGCGACCTGGACGCGCTCGGCTGCCTCAGGCCCGACGTGGAGCCGCGCGTCTCCGGCCACATCCCGGAGATCGTGGCGCTGATCGCCACGCTGGTGGAGAAGGGGTTCGCCTACGCCCCCGGCAACGGCGACGTCTACTTCGCGGTCCGCAAGTTCCCGGCCTACGGGCAGCTCTCCGGGCGCAACCTCGACGACCTGCTGGCCGGGGCCAGGGTGGCCACCGGCGAGGTGAAGCACGACCCGCTCGACTTCGCCCTCTGGAAGGCGGCCAAGCCGGGCGAGCCGCGCTGGCCCTCGCCCTGGGGCGACGGCCGCCCCGGCTGGCACATCGAGTGCTCGGCCATGACCCGGAAGCACCTGGGCGACACCTTCGACCTGCACACCGGCGGCAAGGACCTGGTCTTCCCGCACCACACCAACGAGATCGCCCAGTCGGTCTGCGCCTGCGGCGACGGCGTGCGCGCCGACAGCTACGCCCGCGCCTGGCTGCACAACGGCTTCGTGGAGATCGACGACGAGAAGATGTCGAAGTCGCTGGGCAACTTCTTCACGGTGCGCCAGGTGCTGGAGCGCTGGGACGCCGAGGGGCTGCGCTTCTTCCTGCTGGGCACGCAGTACCGGCGCGACTTCAACTTCTCCGACACCATCCTGGCCGAGGCAGACCGGCGGCTCGGCTACCTCTACGAGACGCTGGAGAAGGCCGACCGCGCCGCGGGCGGGGCGGCCGCGGCGGCGGACGACGGGCTGGTGGAGCGCTGCCGCGCCGCGCTGGACGACGACTTCAACACGCCGCAGGTGCTCGGCCTGCTGGCCGAGGCCTTCACGGCCGCCAACGCGCTGTGCGACCTGAAGGGCAGGCGGACCCCGGCGCAGCAGGCCCAGCTGGCGGCCTTCGCCGGCGCGGCGCGCACCGTGGGCGAGACCCTGGGCATCCTGCAGCGCCCCCCGGCCGTGGCCCTGCTGGCGCTGCGCGACCTGGCGGCGGCGCGGCGCGGGGTGGACGGGGCGGCGGTGGAGGCGCGGCTGGCCGAGCGCCGGGCCGCTCGGCAGGCCAAGGACTTCGCCCGCTCCGACGCCATCCGCGACGAGCTGCTGGGGCAGGGCGTGGCCATCATGGACGGCGCGGCGGGCACGACCTGGAAGGTGCTGTAG
- a CDS encoding CarD family transcriptional regulator, whose translation MAATQSTQVSPSFKVGDKAVYPGQGVGEVLGIEHKEVAGQRQSFYVLRILENGMKIMIPMNKVNSVGLREIIGEKDVKKVYAILREKEVSVDSTTWNRRYREYMDKIKTGSVFEIAEVLRDLYLLRSDKDLSFGERKMLDTARSLLIKELAIAKECDEQDVETDLKKIFNC comes from the coding sequence ATGGCGGCTACGCAGTCTACTCAGGTTTCCCCGAGCTTCAAGGTCGGTGACAAGGCCGTCTACCCCGGACAGGGGGTGGGCGAGGTCCTGGGCATCGAGCACAAGGAGGTGGCCGGCCAGCGCCAGTCCTTCTACGTGCTGCGGATCCTCGAGAACGGGATGAAGATCATGATCCCGATGAACAAGGTCAACTCGGTCGGCCTGCGCGAGATCATCGGCGAGAAGGACGTCAAGAAGGTCTACGCCATCCTGCGCGAGAAGGAGGTCTCGGTCGACTCCACGACCTGGAACCGCCGGTACCGCGAGTACATGGACAAGATCAAGACGGGCTCGGTCTTCGAGATCGCGGAGGTGCTGCGCGACCTCTACCTGCTCCGCTCCGACAAGGACCTCTCCTTCGGCGAGCGGAAGATGCTCGACACGGCCCGCTCGCTCCTCATCAAGGAGCTGGCCATCGCCAAGGAGTGCGACGAGCAGGACGTCGAGACCGACCTGAAGAAGATCTTCAACTGTTGA
- the ispD gene encoding 2-C-methyl-D-erythritol 4-phosphate cytidylyltransferase, producing MIAGERVGAIVAAGGAGLRAGVAKQWLTLGGESVLRRSARLLADCPAVDDLVVVVPPGEEGRGQAELQDLGKGVRVVAGGAQRADSVLAGLEALEGCAVVLVHDAARPFASPDLVLRVAQAAAAGGAALAALPVTDTVKRASPGLPVVAETLDRRTLWLAQTPQGFRRDLLLRAYQAAGADASSATDECGLVERLGAQVALVPGEPANFKITTPEDVARARALTEAPFATGVAYDCHRFEAGRRLVLGGVEFEGDGLLGHSDADVCAHAIGDAILGAAGLGDLGRHFPDTDPRWKGVSSLVLLREIAAKAAAAGWRLGNADVTLAARRPRIAPRTEEMRARLAEALGASPAQVNVKATTGEGMGFVGRGEGIAAHAVALLVRRGA from the coding sequence ATGATCGCCGGGGAGCGGGTGGGGGCCATCGTGGCAGCGGGCGGCGCCGGGCTGCGGGCCGGGGTGGCCAAGCAGTGGCTCACCCTGGGCGGGGAGTCGGTGCTGCGGCGCTCGGCCAGGCTGCTGGCGGACTGCCCGGCGGTGGACGACCTGGTGGTGGTGGTGCCCCCTGGCGAGGAGGGACGCGGCCAGGCCGAGCTCCAGGACCTCGGCAAGGGCGTCCGGGTGGTGGCCGGCGGGGCCCAGCGGGCCGACTCGGTGCTGGCCGGCCTCGAGGCCCTGGAGGGCTGCGCGGTGGTGCTGGTGCACGACGCGGCGCGCCCGTTCGCCTCGCCCGACCTGGTCCTCAGGGTGGCCCAGGCCGCCGCGGCCGGCGGCGCGGCGCTGGCGGCGCTGCCGGTGACCGACACGGTCAAGCGGGCCAGCCCCGGCCTGCCGGTGGTGGCCGAGACCCTGGATCGGCGCACCCTCTGGCTGGCCCAGACGCCCCAGGGCTTCCGGCGCGACCTGCTGCTGCGCGCCTACCAGGCGGCCGGCGCGGACGCCTCCTCGGCCACCGACGAGTGCGGCCTGGTGGAGCGGCTCGGCGCCCAGGTGGCGCTGGTGCCGGGCGAGCCAGCCAACTTCAAGATCACCACCCCGGAGGACGTGGCGCGGGCCCGGGCCCTCACCGAGGCCCCCTTCGCCACCGGGGTGGCCTACGACTGCCACCGCTTCGAGGCCGGGCGGCGGCTGGTGCTGGGCGGCGTGGAGTTCGAGGGTGACGGCCTGCTGGGCCACTCCGACGCCGACGTCTGCGCCCACGCCATCGGCGACGCCATCCTGGGCGCGGCCGGCCTGGGCGACCTGGGCCGCCACTTCCCGGACACCGACCCGCGCTGGAAGGGGGTCAGCTCGCTGGTGCTGCTCCGCGAGATCGCGGCCAAGGCCGCCGCGGCCGGCTGGCGGCTCGGCAACGCCGACGTCACCCTGGCGGCCCGGCGCCCCAGGATCGCGCCGCGGACCGAGGAGATGCGGGCCCGGCTGGCGGAGGCGCTGGGCGCCTCGCCGGCGCAGGTCAACGTCAAGGCCACCACCGGCGAGGGGATGGGGTTCGTCGGCCGCGGCGAGGGCATCGCCGCCCACGCGGTGGCGCTGCTGGTGCGGAGGGGCGCGTGA